The DNA region GGTGGTCTACGAGGACGACGATCTCCTCCTGATCGACAAGCCTTGGGGGCTGGTCGTCCATCCGGCCTACGGCCACCGGACCGGAACCCTCGTCAACGCCCTGCTCGACCGTCTCCCGCGGCTGCCCGGAGCGGAAACGATCCGGCCCGGCATCGTCCACCGGCTCGATCGGGAAACCAGCGGGCTTCTGGTCGTGGCGAAGACCGAGGCTGCGCGCAGGAGCCTGCTCGATCAGTTCGCCGCGCGCACGGTCGAGAAACGGTATGAGGCGGTGGTCGAGGGCGTCTTTCCCCCGAATCCGATCTCCTGCTCTGGGAACATCGGCCGCGATCCGCGCAACCGCCGCCGGATGGCGGTCCTCGCCCGCGGGGGGCGGCCCGCGCTCACCGAGTTCCGCCTGCTCGCGCAGCATCGGGACGCCGCCCGGATCGAATGCCTCCCGCGGACCGGGCGGATGCACCAGATCCGCGTGCACCTGGCTTCGCTCGGCCATCCGGTCGTCGGCGACCCGCTCTACGGGAGGAGGCAGCGGCCCGCCCCGCGACTGCTCCTCCACGCCTGCAGCCTGGGCTTCCTGCATCCGCGCTCGGGGAGGAGGGTCCGCTTCGAGAGCCCCCTCCCGGAAGAGTTCCTAACGTGGCTACGGAGGAAGGATGCGGAAGGACCCTGAGGCCTTGCGCGCGGCCCTCCTCGCCTATCTCGAGGCCCTGCGGCGCACCGGCCGACGCTCGATCCGCCTGCCTTCGGGCTGGCAACGGGCCCTGGGCCCAAGCCCACCGCCGAATGTCGCCCCCGGACGGCCGCCGGCCGCTTCCCTCCGCAGCCGCCCACGACCTCGCCCTCTCCGCGGCCTCCGGCGCCCCCGGCCGCGACTCCGCCGGCGGCCGGAGCCGAGGCGGCCGCCGCGCGGGAAGATCGCGCCGCGCGGCTCGCAGCGCTCCGCGCCCAGACAATGGGCTGCCGCCGCTGCGCGCACCTCGCCGCGTTCCGCTCCCAGGTGGTCTTCGGCGTCGGCAATCCGCATGCCCGCCTGCTTTTTGCCGGCGAAGCGCCGGGAGCCGAGGAAGACCGGCTGGGGGAGCCGTTCGTCGGGCCGGCCGGAAGGCTCTTGACCCGCATGATCGAGGCGATGGGGCTGACAAGAGAAGAAGTGTATATCGCCAACGTCCTCAAGTGCCGCCCCGACCTTCCCCCGGGAGCTCCGGGCAACCGGAAACCCACTCCGGAAGAGATGGAGACCTGCCTCCCCTATCTCCGCAGCCAGATCGAAATCATCCAGCCGGAGGTCATCGTCGCA from Methylacidimicrobium sp. AP8 includes:
- a CDS encoding RluA family pseudouridine synthase; protein product: MVLRPDRSGQRLDRYLAASLGLSRAAVQRRLRSAAVRIRGLAAIPSASYRLRGDEEIEVDLSARASRPEELPPAAEPIPLAVVYEDDDLLLIDKPWGLVVHPAYGHRTGTLVNALLDRLPRLPGAETIRPGIVHRLDRETSGLLVVAKTEAARRSLLDQFAARTVEKRYEAVVEGVFPPNPISCSGNIGRDPRNRRRMAVLARGGRPALTEFRLLAQHRDAARIECLPRTGRMHQIRVHLASLGHPVVGDPLYGRRQRPAPRLLLHACSLGFLHPRSGRRVRFESPLPEEFLTWLRRKDAEGP
- a CDS encoding uracil-DNA glycosylase; the encoded protein is MGCRRCAHLAAFRSQVVFGVGNPHARLLFAGEAPGAEEDRLGEPFVGPAGRLLTRMIEAMGLTREEVYIANVLKCRPDLPPGAPGNRKPTPEEMETCLPYLRSQIEIIQPEVIVALGTTALEGLTGLRRGISTLRGTFLDFQGIPLLPTFHPSYLLHNPSLHLKRKVWEDLLLVMERLRLPISERQRGFFLPKKG